Proteins encoded together in one Phyllostomus discolor isolate MPI-MPIP mPhyDis1 chromosome 6, mPhyDis1.pri.v3, whole genome shotgun sequence window:
- the APLNR gene encoding apelin receptor, translated as MEEGVEFDDYGADNQSECEYTDWKSSGALIPAIYMLVFLLGTTGNGLVLWTVFRSSREKRRSADIFISSLAVADLTFVVTLPLWATYTYRDYDWPFGTFACKLSSYLIFVNMYASVFCLTGLSFDRYLAIVRPVANARLRLRVSGSVATAVLWVLAALLAMPVMVFRATGPTMLPNPDNITKMQCYMDYSMVATSSSEWAWEVGLGVSSTALGFVVPFTIMLTCYFFIAQTIAGHFRKERIEGLRKRRRLLSIIVVLVVTFALCWMPYHLVKTLYMLGSLLHWPCGFDLFLMNVFPYCTCISYVNSCLNPFLYAFFDPRFRQACTSMLCWGHSRCGSASHSSSGEKSASYSSGHSQGPGSNTGKGGEQTQEKSIPYSQETLVVD; from the coding sequence ATGGAGGAAGGTGTCGAATTTGACGACTACGGGGCAGACAACCAGTCCGAGTGTGAGTACACAGACTGGAAGTCCTCAGGGGCCCTCATCCCTGCCATCTACATGCTGGTCTTTCTCCTGGGCACCACGGGCAACGGCCTGGTGCTCTGGACCGTATTTCGAAGCAGCCGGGAGAAGAGGCGCTCTGCTGACATCTTCATCTCCAGCCTGGCCGTAGCTGATCTGACTTTCGTGGTGACCCTGCCGCTGTGGGCCACCTACACCTACCGGGACTATGACTGGCCCTTCGGTACCTTCGCCTGTAAGCTCAGCAGCTATCTCATCTTCGTCAACATGTACGCCAGCGTCTTCTGCCTCACTGGCCTCAGCTTCGACCGCTACCTGGCCATCGTGAGACCCGTGGCCAATGCTCGCCTGAGGCTGCGGGTCAGTGGGTCCGTGGCCACGGCGGTCCTGTGGGTGCTGGCCGCCCTCTTGGCCATGCCGGTCATGGTGTTCCGTGCCACAGGCCCCACCATGCTTCCCAACCCGGACAACATCACCAAGATGCAGTGTTACATGGACTACTCCATGGTGGCCACCTCCAGCTCCGAGtgggcctgggaggtgggccTAGGAGTCTCGTCCACGGCCCTGGGCTTTGTGGTGCCCTTCACCATCATGCTGACCTGCTACTTCTTCATCGCGCAAACCATCGCAGGCCACTTCCGCAAGGAGCGCATCGAGGGCCTAAGGAAGCGGCGCCGGCTGCTCAGCATCATTGTGGTGCTGGTGGTGACCTTCGCCCTGTGCTGGATGCCCTACCACCTGGTGAAGACGCTCTACATGCTGGGCAGCCTCCTGCACTGGCCCTGTGGCTTCGACCTCTTTCTCATGAACGTCTTCCCCTACTGCACCTGCATCAGCTACGTCAACAGCTGCCTCAACCCCTTCCTCTACGCCTTCTTTGACCCCCGCTTCCGCCAGGCCTGCACCTCCATGCTctgctggggccacagcaggTGTGGGAGCGCCTCCCACAGCAGCAGTGGGGAGAAGTCGGCCAGCTACTCTTCGGGGCACAGCCAGGGGCCGGGCTCCAACACTGGGAAGGGCGGAGAGCAGACACAGGAAAAATCCATCCCCTACAGCCAAGAGACCCTCGTGGTTGACTAG